TGAGGCCACTGATGTGGTCCCTCTAATGTTCCAGCATTATCTTCGGTCCATTAGGTCAGCTATTTTGAAGGATTATCCGGTGGAgatctttcttttttatatgtTAATCTGGCCCGTTTTTGTAAGTTCTttgcaagttttttttttgaaattgtttgaaacttttgtaaactgtttgaaacacttataaactatttgaaactgtttttagacaaaggttgcaaattgtgttttttgaaactgtttgaaatccttttaaactgtttgagaactttgtaaaatattttgaaatttttgtgagttgtttgaaactattttttttttattttgaaacggcttgaaacctttgtaaactatttgaaatgtttataaattgtcttaaattgttttTAGATAAAGGTTGCAAATTGTATTTCTTTGAAACTGtttaaacctttgtaaactgttttcaACCatcgtataatttttttaaaaaaaaatgataaaaaaccgtgttttaaaaatcttttgaaactgtttgaaattggTTTTAATAGACTTTTTTTATgagaaacaataaaataaatatttacagttttctttatttttggagAAGTTATGATTGTAGGATTTGAGTTCGAAGTAAAATTGAAGTGATTTGATTACGAGTTAAAAATTTGAACAGATCGGAAACTCAATTTGACACTCACAGTAAATTTTTAAGAAGTGATGATAGAATTGGAAAAATAATCTGTTGGATTGTTATGAgctgaaaattttgaatatatttgttgaattgttagttattttttttggataaactcaaagaagaagaataaaataaaaatagagtaaaTCTTAAGCGgcaaattacaaaaacaaagtagcagagtaaaaaaataaagagtaaacACGTTGGAGTGCAAAAAATCAAGTTGCATTTTTGAGATTAAAagatggtaatttttttttccggatGTTTGCCTAATGTTTCCTTGAAAAAAGTGGTAACAAATAAGTCATGTAATGcaattttaatacaaattagGAGCTGTACGTGTTGGGCTGGACGCTGATGCAGGGTGACACACACGTCGGTAGTTTAACCTAATGGAGAAATATTTCTGTGAACCAAGTTCGGCACGTAAGGTTATGAACTATCCATTCATCGTGTGACACGTGGcaataataaatgtaataactaaTTATTAAATACCACTTTAATTGATCACattttaactataattaatgtAGTATTTAATGATTGGTTATCacatttattattgatatgTGTCACACAATGAATGGATAGCTTATAATCCTACGTGATGAACTTGATTCATAAAAGTATTTGTCCGTGAAATGGCCTACAAAAGATGAGTTTTAGAGTATGTTTCATTTTCATTGCTTTTTGCCACATGTTTATAAATAATTGTATGaatataaattgtaaaaattcaGCGTGTTATGGtagaaatgtaaaaaaattacctTCTATCTATGTATTTGAGTAAATCGTAATTTAATCCCCGCCTCTGAATCTGATGCTTTACTAAGACTTAAAGACTCTAATATAAAAGAATGAAGAGATGgagtttttatgaatatttGGTTAAATGGTCCGATAAGAAAGAAGAGAAGGTTGTAGGCACTTTATCAAAAACAAGTTAGACCACGAGATTATCTGATTGCCTTCCTGCCCATGTTCTTATAAAAACCATTTCAACAAATTGGACATGTTAGATGTTTATGTTCCAACTATGTCTACATAAATGTTGTTGACTGTGTATATATTGCAGCATTTTGTTGAGAGTAATTATATAATCAAAGCAGCAGCCGCCGAAATAGAAACATAATACACGAAAGCAAAACAAAATATCAACTTAAATGGAACACAAAAACTAGAAATTCAAAGGTTTAGGCACAAGTCATTTCCTGCAAGATCATACCCAAAACTAAAAGTAGGGCTCATTCCTGAAACATCAAGCTGATGCCCGCCACTCGTATTACTATCCAAACCAAATGGATGGATCATGGTTGAGGACGCTAGAGATTGAAATGCGCCATTTGGCGAGACTCCAAAGGGAACCGATCTTGAAGGTTGTTGACGAGAAGTGTAGTGACGGTAGGATGGTTTGCGTATCATAGAGTGAATGTTAATCCCAAAAGGTCTGCTAAAGGATTCTGGAAATGGGTAGCAATCCATGAATACTCCATAAGGGATTACTAATTCCGCTCCTTTCTTCTCTCTTTTCAGCCATGCTCTCTCGCGTTTATGTGCGTTTTGATGCCCACCCAATGCTTGAGAATTAGAGAAACTTCTGTTGCAATATTTGCATAGGAAATGCCTTTCCTCTGCTGCTACTGCAGCCTTCTTGTTACTCTCATCACTAGTTGACGATTCCAGAATACCAAAATGGCCTAGCAAATTAAGCTCTAAGTTGTTGTTACTTGAAAGGCTAAGATCAAGTAAACAATCATTTGCCTTGATGGCTTGGTTCTTGTCTTGATCAACATCtgacatttttaatattttgacatGCACGGGATACTACTAATAGACCATTTATATACAATACAAAGAATGAGTTTTGCATCTTCCATAAATAGAAGAAAATCTACAATGAAATATGCATATCCATTGAATTGGTAAGATTGTTAAACATAAGTTTTGCTTGATGAGATCAATCCAAAGTAGTATTCAACCACACTTGTGAAAATATGTCAACTTACAACTCAGCCTCCGTTGTACATAATGGGAATTAGGATAATTTTTACTTAATTACCAAATACATTTTAATGCAAATTTATATTATCAAACTTGGGAAATGTCTTTTTGCAGCTATCTTCTTATCACTTGTATTGTATGCAATATTTCAATAATAGTAATTTGCTAATGGCTGGCAGGCAAATCTTTAGAGTATTGCTAGTAGGTTTGcagaaaatttaaagaaaaaaaatatgtatggGATTGAAAGTTTGAACTTAAACTTGATGTCAGATAATAGAAAAATAAGTACACACCAACTTGGAAGGAAAATACTATCTTTCCTATGAGAAACTAATATCAGACTGTATCCATCACCTCATCTCAACACTATTATACCAGATACTTCATCAAATATTTTCCTTAAACAAAGTCCAGACCATGAACAAGGAAAATTCCACTTCTCCTCATTTGTAGAATTCAAAGTCGGTGTCGGGCTTCTTCACATTTGTTCGATAACCTTTCTCGAAGTCCTTTGGGAGGATGACATACCTGTTCTTGCGTACTGCGTGCATGCCTGCTTCCTGACATATAGCTGCAATCTGCACGCAACCATCCAATCACAAACATTAGTAAGAAGAATACACTGAAATATTGTATAGTTAATGCGCTATATGTTTTGAACCACTCGGATCCATTAGAATAGATATCTTTACTCTTAGGTTCAGTTTCCACTCTACAACCCACCAAGGGTATACAAAGAACATCGTCATCGGTCTACCTCTTGTTTCAGATTTGGAACACAAGCCTTTTGCTCAGAACAATTAggagaaaaaacaaaaaggaaTGTTCACAATTAAGTCATTTTGTGCCCTTGACTCTTTGGTTGGGTAATGGCAACTAAAAATATCCCCTGCTAATAATTATAAAGGCATGGCAGCAGTAGTAACTAGCAACATGGCATTACTGGTATGTATAAAAAATTCATATGCCACTCCAATCTCAAAATTACAATTCAATAGACactaatagaaaataaaacaagACAGCTTGTAAGAAAGAAAAACCAACTGACCTCAGCAGCACTAATTTTGTCTGGCCGAGAAACATAATCCTCCAAGTCAACCTCATCACTGAGATTCATTTTAGAGGTGCAAACCTGCATAGGGAAAAAAGATGTTAACATTCATTAAAATTGGAATTCCCCCAAGTCAGCCTGTTATAAGACACTCTTGGAAAAGGTTCCAATAGATTTCCAAGGtatgattaaaattaatttccaCCTAGAAATTACCTGAAAAACAAGCCTCTTTTGTCTTCTATCTGGTAATGGAAATTCAATTTTTCGATCAAGCCTTCCAGGACGAAGAAGAGCGGGATCTAAAGTGTCTGCCCGATTTGTAGCCATAATGACTTTGACATTCACAGTTTGATCAAACCCATCCATCTACAGAAGAATACATATAAGCCAAAGAAATATAACCAATCATTTGTAAAGGCACTTTCTAAACTCCAAATGACAATTTCATATAATGAACCAAATGACATATAATAAAACAATACCTGATTCAGAAGTTCCATCAAGATACGTTGAACTTCTCTATCAGCTCCTGTTTGTGCATCAAACCTAGCAGTTGCAATAGCATCTACCtcatcaataaaaataattgcaGGAGCATTTTCCTTAGCAAGTCGAAAAACATCACGAACCATACGAGGGCCCTGAAATAATGGAAAAGATACTATAAGAAAGCCCTtcagaaagaaaagaaagacataataaaaaagaaaggcGTGGTTGCAACCCAAAAGAAAAGCAGTCCGATTGATACGTTGATTTCAATTCACTTGCAGTTGCAAGAATGATAGTCATTTGCCAAAAAACAGTACATTTCTCACCAATAACGATGCCTTGTTATTCTCCCAAACCATACCAAAAGTAGCTGGAAACTTTAATACAGTGTATATGGGTTCAAAAGGTTTGGAACTTGAATGAATGTAGGTGCACTAGAGCTACTTCACCCCTTCATAATTGCGTTAAGCATCAAAAGATTAATGTTGAACCAGCTACTATTCTATATATTTGATCCTGTCTCTTTCATATTCAGCACAATATAGGTAAACAACTCCAGCTAAAGTCTAAAGAGATATAATCATTCATTAGTGGCTCTAAAAAAGCTGAAGATAGAGATCATtttcaacaaaaagaaaaaaaattctggaCTTTAAGAAGATCCTCATATACCCCCTTGACTCATTATGTCCATTAATGAAATTGAGAAATCAAATTTCTTCCAAATAGATAGCAATTAATACTCTGTTGGAAAGGAACTGAgcattaaattcaaataaaattatttagctTTCAACTAAGCCGCATATTTTAACATGAATTTAACCACAAGCGGGGAGAAAAGTAATTTccataatacaaaaaaaatctacctGGTACTTTACTCTATGTACCTCTTAAACAACAATGATAATAGCTTAGATAGGCTGTGAATATTTAAAACATACCTCCCCCAAGTACTTCTGAACAAACTCAGAGCCAACAACTCTAATGAAGGCTGCAGTTGTATGGTTGGCAACAGCCTTGGCAAGCATAGTTTTCCCAGTGCCGGGCGGACCATAAAGCAAGACACCACGAGGTGGATCTATTCCAATTTGTTTGTACAATTCATGGTGAGTGAGAGGCAACTCCACTGCCTCCCTAATCTCCTGCTTTTGAATGTCACATCCTCCAATGTCCTGCCccataaaagaaaaatgaggTAGTATCGAGTTAGATTGAGCTTAAAACATCTTTACGCCATATtgcatattcattaaaaaatatgatttaatttgGGATATCAGAGTTATCACTGAGTCCATAAGGTCCACTTGTTGTTAGAAAAACTTTATCTGGAAATACTTCACAAGGAACAAAACCTACTTATGTATTATAACTCCATCCCAATAAATAAACGTTTCAGACTGCAATTTTATATGCTCTCATGAAATTATTGGACTTCAATCAACATAACTCAAATCCTTTATAGAGTGCAGAAGCAACACCTAAAACACAGAACATAGTTCCTTAAGCAAATCCCAAAAGAAGACACCCCTAATTGTAAAGCATAAAAACCAAACATCCccagtttaaaaataaatgcaAAACCCTAATTGAGCAACCACCAcaatattaaagaaaaattaacagttatacaaaaccctaaccctaatttaaatgtaaaacaGAGTTCAAAATTAGAAAAGTTACATTGTAAGAGACATCAGGTTTCTCA
This window of the Mercurialis annua linkage group LG5, ddMerAnnu1.2, whole genome shotgun sequence genome carries:
- the LOC126681196 gene encoding zinc finger protein KNUCKLES-like; protein product: MSDVDQDKNQAIKANDCLLDLSLSSNNNLELNLLGHFGILESSTSDESNKKAAVAAEERHFLCKYCNRSFSNSQALGGHQNAHKRERAWLKREKKGAELVIPYGVFMDCYPFPESFSRPFGINIHSMIRKPSYRHYTSRQQPSRSVPFGVSPNGAFQSLASSTMIHPFGLDSNTSGGHQLDVSGMSPTFSFGYDLAGNDLCLNL
- the LOC126681195 gene encoding 26S proteasome regulatory subunit 6B homolog, translated to MASSAMVLDPKPVPSSAPDLNQTEGEEEDLYSRLKALQRQLEFIDIQEEYVKDEQKNLKRELLRAQEEVKRIQSVPLVIGQFMEMVDQNNGIVGSTTGSNYYVRILSTINRELLKPSASVALHRHSNALVDVLPPEADSSISLLSQSEKPDVSYNDIGGCDIQKQEIREAVELPLTHHELYKQIGIDPPRGVLLYGPPGTGKTMLAKAVANHTTAAFIRVVGSEFVQKYLGEGPRMVRDVFRLAKENAPAIIFIDEVDAIATARFDAQTGADREVQRILMELLNQMDGFDQTVNVKVIMATNRADTLDPALLRPGRLDRKIEFPLPDRRQKRLVFQVCTSKMNLSDEVDLEDYVSRPDKISAAEIAAICQEAGMHAVRKNRYVILPKDFEKGYRTNVKKPDTDFEFYK